One region of Phragmites australis chromosome 18, lpPhrAust1.1, whole genome shotgun sequence genomic DNA includes:
- the LOC133899031 gene encoding uncharacterized protein LOC133899031 isoform X2 → MFSSEELMATEGVRWSYGQKTVAGSTRRSSSDRWGIARTPMKMLIAQEMAKEGDMNQKTTNVVARLMGLDNDVYLPKPVVPSNRRNFPDGHLSATLARVNNQMSFEKQTSSVEDVEYKAVYEVGYQPPKGERLRNECPRGRPNEDHDKRRMDLVRQKFVEAKRLASHDNLLQSKEFHDALEVLNSNKDLFLKFLEEPNSLFAKQSGQLHSAPTSPQRKHITVLKPSKSVEMKGNKVIKRQKNHTVDGNRLDRSNLQNSDAGHAKEEKLPKHTRIVVLKPSSTITSMEQFEQNYHVDLDDSEALVISRHVSDEITWSVQDMFRHHDDSLQGCMQSNLFSTDRSYHEYSEEEGTSLSDSEIGTPTSHHSWDYIYPFSNPCLRPSIIQASCSHESLATREAKKHTSDRWATAPSNEIGREMVLMRRSLSTLGEMLAMPDLIKEELSDQVPLHATNQLCSNEPRLGVPSNCYVDDGEGESSLRKISRSRSVPFSSSTFDSLRLDGGRSDKERAAPKEEIKPKNGKSSLKGKISSYFSKRKKVEKEKDTSSPLGTSNGRVPLASNAALINSNVSQPVCTRLQHDAALENLEDQFESGPTVVPFNELEAPSSSKSPIPLEKTLPFEIRNSHFDQPIPTSILDAQFEDVNEKSPSSSESAIIAKQEPLSRSLPIGSIARTLSWDDASQEAPMCSTKGDSHEQEQYEFIEKVLSSAGFCNEKTHTIFVRWHSLDRPMDPTVLNQLLERKMEDAKCRERRSNQRLLIDSVNAALLDIGQNKLWGAYPCTERHANAQRVATCDVLVNDEVWRLVKSWLFDDDKNIADGGDNAGLVADWVLGREIHGKGWSEMLRLEMDEICKEISGEVLSTLVARPPAMRR, encoded by the exons ATG TTCTCCAGTGAGGAACTCATGGCAACGGAAGGAGTACGCTGGTCATATGGTCAGAAGACA GTGGCTGGCAGCACGAGGAGGAGCTCGTCAGATAGATGGGGTATTGCCCGTACGCCCATGAAAATGTTGATAGCACAGGAGATGGCTAAGGAGGGGGACATGAATCAGAAGACCACTAACGTTGTAGCAAGGCTGATGGGTCTTGATAATGATGTGTATCTTCCTAAGCCTGTTGTGCCTTCAAATAGGAGGAATTTCCCGGATGGACATTTGTCTGCCACATTGGCGAGAGTTAACAACCAAATGTCATTTGAGAAGCAGACAAGTTCTGTTGAAGATGTGGAATATAAAGCTGTCTATGAAGTTGGATACCAGCCACCAAAGGGTGAACGTTTGCGCAATGAATGTCCACGAGGGAGGCCAAATGAAGATCATGACAAGAGAAGAATGGATCTTGTTCGGCAAAAATTCGTTGAAGCAAAGCGGCTAGCATCGCATGATAATCTCCTCCAGTCGAAGGAATTCCACGATGCTCTTGAAGTTCTGAATTCAAATAAAGAtttgtttctcaaatttctcgAAGAACCTAATTCACTATTTGCAAAGCAATCTGGACAACTTCATTCTGCACCAACATCACCTCAGAGAAAGCACATTACTGTGTTAAAACCCTCCAAATCAGTGGAGATGAAGGGCAACAAAGTAATTAAAAGGCAGAAAAACCATACAGTTGATGGAAACAGATTGGATAGGAGTAATCTTCAAAACTCTGATGCTGGTCATGCCAAAGAAGAAAAGCTTCCGAAGCACACCAGGATAGTGGTCTTGAAACCTAGCTCAACAATTACTTCCATGGAGCAGTTTGAGCAAAATTATCATGTCGATCTAGATGATTCTGAAGCACTTGTTATATCAAGGCATGTGAGTGATGAGATAACTTGGTCAGTTCAGGACATGTTTCGTCATCATGATGATTCTTTGCAAGGTTGCATGCAATCAAATTTGTTCAGCACAGATAGATCATATCATGAGTATTCTGAAGAAGAGGGCACTAGCTTGAGTGACTCGGAGATTGGAACTCCAACATCACATCATTCTTGGGATTACATCTACCCGTTTAGCAATCCTTGTTTGAGGCCATCTATAATCCAAGCTTCTTGTTCTCATGAGTCACTGGCAACTAGGGAGGCTAAGAAACATACGTCTGACAGGTGGGCAACTGCACCATCTAATGAGATCGGCCGAGAAATGGTGCTAATGCGAAGGAGCTTAAGCACACTTGGTGAAATGCTTGCCATGCCTGATTTGATTAAAGAAGAGCTTTCTGATCAAGTGCCCCTTCATGCTACCAACCAGTTGTGCAGCAATGAACCGAGACTTGGTGTACCGTCTAATTGTTATGTTGACGATGGTGAGGGAGAAAGCTCCCTCAGGAAAATATCAAGGTCAAGATCTGTTCCGTTCTCTTCATCAACTTTTGACAGCCTACGTTTAGATGGTGGACGTTCAGATAAAGAACGTGCAGCGCCCAAGGAGGAGATCAAACCTAAGAATGGGAAATCATCTTTGAAGGGCAAGATCTCAAGTTACTTCTCAAAACGTAAGAaagtagaaaaagagaaggataCCTCATCTCCCTTGGGGACCTCGAATGGCCGTGTTCCATTGGCCAGTAATGCAGCACTTATTAACTCAAATGTATCCCAACCTGTTTGTACTAGGTTACAACATGATGCTGCTTTGGAAAATTTAGAGGATCAGTTTGAGAGTGGACCAACTGTAGTTCCGTTCAATGAACTTGAAGCACCCTCCTCTTCGAAG TCTCCAATTCCTCTCGAGAAAACCTTGCCATTTGAGATTCGGAATTCCCACTTTGATCAACCCATCCCTACATCAATTCTTGATGCACAATTTGAGGATGTTAATGAGAAATCCCCCAGTTCATCTGAAAGTGCTATTATTGCTAAACAAG AACCTCTGTCAAGGTCTCTTCCGATCGGATCAATTGCACGGACCTTATCTTGGGATGATGCTTCTCAAGAGGCTCCAATGTGTTCTACCAAAGGAGATAGCCATGAGCAAGAGCAGTATGAGTTCATTGAGAAGGTTCTATCATCTGCTGGCTTCTGTAATGAGAAGACCCACACCATCTTTGTTCGGTGGCATTCACTCGATCGCCCTATGGACCCAACTGTGCTTAACCAATTGTTGGAACGCAAGATGGAGGATGCCAAGTGCAGAGAGAGGCGGTCAAACCAGAGACTCCTGATTGATTCTGTCAATGCTGCCCTGCTGGACATTGGCCAAAATAAACTTTGGGGTGCATACCCTTGCACTGAACGGCATGCTAATGCACAGAGAGTTGCTACATGTGATGTGCTGGTAAATGATGAAGTGTGGAGGTTAGTAAAAAGTTGGCTCTTTGATGATGATAAGAATATTGCTGATGGGGGAGACAATGCAGGCCTTGTAGCAGATTGGGTTTTAGGTAGGGAGATTCATGGCAAAGGATGGTCCGAAATGCTACGCCTGGAGATGGATGAAATCTGCAAGGAGATTAGCGGGGAGGTCCTGAGCACGTTGGTTG CAAGGCCACCTGCAATGAGGAGGTGA
- the LOC133899031 gene encoding uncharacterized protein LOC133899031 isoform X4 — protein MKMLIAQEMAKEGDMNQKTTNVVARLMGLDNDVYLPKPVVPSNRRNFPDGHLSATLARVNNQMSFEKQTSSVEDVEYKAVYEVGYQPPKGERLRNECPRGRPNEDHDKRRMDLVRQKFVEAKRLASHDNLLQSKEFHDALEVLNSNKDLFLKFLEEPNSLFAKQSGQLHSAPTSPQRKHITVLKPSKSVEMKGNKVIKRQKNHTVDGNRLDRSNLQNSDAGHAKEEKLPKHTRIVVLKPSSTITSMEQFEQNYHVDLDDSEALVISRHVSDEITWSVQDMFRHHDDSLQGCMQSNLFSTDRSYHEYSEEEGTSLSDSEIGTPTSHHSWDYIYPFSNPCLRPSIIQASCSHESLATREAKKHTSDRWATAPSNEIGREMVLMRRSLSTLGEMLAMPDLIKEELSDQVPLHATNQLCSNEPRLGVPSNCYVDDGEGESSLRKISRSRSVPFSSSTFDSLRLDGGRSDKERAAPKEEIKPKNGKSSLKGKISSYFSKRKKVEKEKDTSSPLGTSNGRVPLASNAALINSNVSQPVCTRLQHDAALENLEDQFESGPTVVPFNELEAPSSSKSPIPLEKTLPFEIRNSHFDQPIPTSILDAQFEDVNEKSPSSSESAIIAKQEPLSRSLPIGSIARTLSWDDASQEAPMCSTKGDSHEQEQYEFIEKVLSSAGFCNEKTHTIFVRWHSLDRPMDPTVLNQLLERKMEDAKCRERRSNQRLLIDSVNAALLDIGQNKLWGAYPCTERHANAQRVATCDVLVNDEVWRLVKSWLFDDDKNIADGGDNAGLVADWVLGREIHGKGWSEMLRLEMDEICKEISGEVLSTLVGEAFTGLAGCH, from the exons ATGAAAATGTTGATAGCACAGGAGATGGCTAAGGAGGGGGACATGAATCAGAAGACCACTAACGTTGTAGCAAGGCTGATGGGTCTTGATAATGATGTGTATCTTCCTAAGCCTGTTGTGCCTTCAAATAGGAGGAATTTCCCGGATGGACATTTGTCTGCCACATTGGCGAGAGTTAACAACCAAATGTCATTTGAGAAGCAGACAAGTTCTGTTGAAGATGTGGAATATAAAGCTGTCTATGAAGTTGGATACCAGCCACCAAAGGGTGAACGTTTGCGCAATGAATGTCCACGAGGGAGGCCAAATGAAGATCATGACAAGAGAAGAATGGATCTTGTTCGGCAAAAATTCGTTGAAGCAAAGCGGCTAGCATCGCATGATAATCTCCTCCAGTCGAAGGAATTCCACGATGCTCTTGAAGTTCTGAATTCAAATAAAGAtttgtttctcaaatttctcgAAGAACCTAATTCACTATTTGCAAAGCAATCTGGACAACTTCATTCTGCACCAACATCACCTCAGAGAAAGCACATTACTGTGTTAAAACCCTCCAAATCAGTGGAGATGAAGGGCAACAAAGTAATTAAAAGGCAGAAAAACCATACAGTTGATGGAAACAGATTGGATAGGAGTAATCTTCAAAACTCTGATGCTGGTCATGCCAAAGAAGAAAAGCTTCCGAAGCACACCAGGATAGTGGTCTTGAAACCTAGCTCAACAATTACTTCCATGGAGCAGTTTGAGCAAAATTATCATGTCGATCTAGATGATTCTGAAGCACTTGTTATATCAAGGCATGTGAGTGATGAGATAACTTGGTCAGTTCAGGACATGTTTCGTCATCATGATGATTCTTTGCAAGGTTGCATGCAATCAAATTTGTTCAGCACAGATAGATCATATCATGAGTATTCTGAAGAAGAGGGCACTAGCTTGAGTGACTCGGAGATTGGAACTCCAACATCACATCATTCTTGGGATTACATCTACCCGTTTAGCAATCCTTGTTTGAGGCCATCTATAATCCAAGCTTCTTGTTCTCATGAGTCACTGGCAACTAGGGAGGCTAAGAAACATACGTCTGACAGGTGGGCAACTGCACCATCTAATGAGATCGGCCGAGAAATGGTGCTAATGCGAAGGAGCTTAAGCACACTTGGTGAAATGCTTGCCATGCCTGATTTGATTAAAGAAGAGCTTTCTGATCAAGTGCCCCTTCATGCTACCAACCAGTTGTGCAGCAATGAACCGAGACTTGGTGTACCGTCTAATTGTTATGTTGACGATGGTGAGGGAGAAAGCTCCCTCAGGAAAATATCAAGGTCAAGATCTGTTCCGTTCTCTTCATCAACTTTTGACAGCCTACGTTTAGATGGTGGACGTTCAGATAAAGAACGTGCAGCGCCCAAGGAGGAGATCAAACCTAAGAATGGGAAATCATCTTTGAAGGGCAAGATCTCAAGTTACTTCTCAAAACGTAAGAaagtagaaaaagagaaggataCCTCATCTCCCTTGGGGACCTCGAATGGCCGTGTTCCATTGGCCAGTAATGCAGCACTTATTAACTCAAATGTATCCCAACCTGTTTGTACTAGGTTACAACATGATGCTGCTTTGGAAAATTTAGAGGATCAGTTTGAGAGTGGACCAACTGTAGTTCCGTTCAATGAACTTGAAGCACCCTCCTCTTCGAAG TCTCCAATTCCTCTCGAGAAAACCTTGCCATTTGAGATTCGGAATTCCCACTTTGATCAACCCATCCCTACATCAATTCTTGATGCACAATTTGAGGATGTTAATGAGAAATCCCCCAGTTCATCTGAAAGTGCTATTATTGCTAAACAAG AACCTCTGTCAAGGTCTCTTCCGATCGGATCAATTGCACGGACCTTATCTTGGGATGATGCTTCTCAAGAGGCTCCAATGTGTTCTACCAAAGGAGATAGCCATGAGCAAGAGCAGTATGAGTTCATTGAGAAGGTTCTATCATCTGCTGGCTTCTGTAATGAGAAGACCCACACCATCTTTGTTCGGTGGCATTCACTCGATCGCCCTATGGACCCAACTGTGCTTAACCAATTGTTGGAACGCAAGATGGAGGATGCCAAGTGCAGAGAGAGGCGGTCAAACCAGAGACTCCTGATTGATTCTGTCAATGCTGCCCTGCTGGACATTGGCCAAAATAAACTTTGGGGTGCATACCCTTGCACTGAACGGCATGCTAATGCACAGAGAGTTGCTACATGTGATGTGCTGGTAAATGATGAAGTGTGGAGGTTAGTAAAAAGTTGGCTCTTTGATGATGATAAGAATATTGCTGATGGGGGAGACAATGCAGGCCTTGTAGCAGATTGGGTTTTAGGTAGGGAGATTCATGGCAAAGGATGGTCCGAAATGCTACGCCTGGAGATGGATGAAATCTGCAAGGAGATTAGCGGGGAGGTCCTGAGCACGTTGGTTGGTGAGGCATTTACAGGCCTTGCTGGCTGCCATTGA
- the LOC133899031 gene encoding uncharacterized protein LOC133899031 isoform X1 produces MFSSEELMATEGVRWSYGQKTVAGSTRRSSSDRWGIARTPMKMLIAQEMAKEGDMNQKTTNVVARLMGLDNDVYLPKPVVPSNRRNFPDGHLSATLARVNNQMSFEKQTSSVEDVEYKAVYEVGYQPPKGERLRNECPRGRPNEDHDKRRMDLVRQKFVEAKRLASHDNLLQSKEFHDALEVLNSNKDLFLKFLEEPNSLFAKQSGQLHSAPTSPQRKHITVLKPSKSVEMKGNKVIKRQKNHTVDGNRLDRSNLQNSDAGHAKEEKLPKHTRIVVLKPSSTITSMEQFEQNYHVDLDDSEALVISRHVSDEITWSVQDMFRHHDDSLQGCMQSNLFSTDRSYHEYSEEEGTSLSDSEIGTPTSHHSWDYIYPFSNPCLRPSIIQASCSHESLATREAKKHTSDRWATAPSNEIGREMVLMRRSLSTLGEMLAMPDLIKEELSDQVPLHATNQLCSNEPRLGVPSNCYVDDGEGESSLRKISRSRSVPFSSSTFDSLRLDGGRSDKERAAPKEEIKPKNGKSSLKGKISSYFSKRKKVEKEKDTSSPLGTSNGRVPLASNAALINSNVSQPVCTRLQHDAALENLEDQFESGPTVVPFNELEAPSSSKSPIPLEKTLPFEIRNSHFDQPIPTSILDAQFEDVNEKSPSSSESAIIAKQEPLSRSLPIGSIARTLSWDDASQEAPMCSTKGDSHEQEQYEFIEKVLSSAGFCNEKTHTIFVRWHSLDRPMDPTVLNQLLERKMEDAKCRERRSNQRLLIDSVNAALLDIGQNKLWGAYPCTERHANAQRVATCDVLVNDEVWRLVKSWLFDDDKNIADGGDNAGLVADWVLGREIHGKGWSEMLRLEMDEICKEISGEVLSTLVGEAFTGLAGCH; encoded by the exons ATG TTCTCCAGTGAGGAACTCATGGCAACGGAAGGAGTACGCTGGTCATATGGTCAGAAGACA GTGGCTGGCAGCACGAGGAGGAGCTCGTCAGATAGATGGGGTATTGCCCGTACGCCCATGAAAATGTTGATAGCACAGGAGATGGCTAAGGAGGGGGACATGAATCAGAAGACCACTAACGTTGTAGCAAGGCTGATGGGTCTTGATAATGATGTGTATCTTCCTAAGCCTGTTGTGCCTTCAAATAGGAGGAATTTCCCGGATGGACATTTGTCTGCCACATTGGCGAGAGTTAACAACCAAATGTCATTTGAGAAGCAGACAAGTTCTGTTGAAGATGTGGAATATAAAGCTGTCTATGAAGTTGGATACCAGCCACCAAAGGGTGAACGTTTGCGCAATGAATGTCCACGAGGGAGGCCAAATGAAGATCATGACAAGAGAAGAATGGATCTTGTTCGGCAAAAATTCGTTGAAGCAAAGCGGCTAGCATCGCATGATAATCTCCTCCAGTCGAAGGAATTCCACGATGCTCTTGAAGTTCTGAATTCAAATAAAGAtttgtttctcaaatttctcgAAGAACCTAATTCACTATTTGCAAAGCAATCTGGACAACTTCATTCTGCACCAACATCACCTCAGAGAAAGCACATTACTGTGTTAAAACCCTCCAAATCAGTGGAGATGAAGGGCAACAAAGTAATTAAAAGGCAGAAAAACCATACAGTTGATGGAAACAGATTGGATAGGAGTAATCTTCAAAACTCTGATGCTGGTCATGCCAAAGAAGAAAAGCTTCCGAAGCACACCAGGATAGTGGTCTTGAAACCTAGCTCAACAATTACTTCCATGGAGCAGTTTGAGCAAAATTATCATGTCGATCTAGATGATTCTGAAGCACTTGTTATATCAAGGCATGTGAGTGATGAGATAACTTGGTCAGTTCAGGACATGTTTCGTCATCATGATGATTCTTTGCAAGGTTGCATGCAATCAAATTTGTTCAGCACAGATAGATCATATCATGAGTATTCTGAAGAAGAGGGCACTAGCTTGAGTGACTCGGAGATTGGAACTCCAACATCACATCATTCTTGGGATTACATCTACCCGTTTAGCAATCCTTGTTTGAGGCCATCTATAATCCAAGCTTCTTGTTCTCATGAGTCACTGGCAACTAGGGAGGCTAAGAAACATACGTCTGACAGGTGGGCAACTGCACCATCTAATGAGATCGGCCGAGAAATGGTGCTAATGCGAAGGAGCTTAAGCACACTTGGTGAAATGCTTGCCATGCCTGATTTGATTAAAGAAGAGCTTTCTGATCAAGTGCCCCTTCATGCTACCAACCAGTTGTGCAGCAATGAACCGAGACTTGGTGTACCGTCTAATTGTTATGTTGACGATGGTGAGGGAGAAAGCTCCCTCAGGAAAATATCAAGGTCAAGATCTGTTCCGTTCTCTTCATCAACTTTTGACAGCCTACGTTTAGATGGTGGACGTTCAGATAAAGAACGTGCAGCGCCCAAGGAGGAGATCAAACCTAAGAATGGGAAATCATCTTTGAAGGGCAAGATCTCAAGTTACTTCTCAAAACGTAAGAaagtagaaaaagagaaggataCCTCATCTCCCTTGGGGACCTCGAATGGCCGTGTTCCATTGGCCAGTAATGCAGCACTTATTAACTCAAATGTATCCCAACCTGTTTGTACTAGGTTACAACATGATGCTGCTTTGGAAAATTTAGAGGATCAGTTTGAGAGTGGACCAACTGTAGTTCCGTTCAATGAACTTGAAGCACCCTCCTCTTCGAAG TCTCCAATTCCTCTCGAGAAAACCTTGCCATTTGAGATTCGGAATTCCCACTTTGATCAACCCATCCCTACATCAATTCTTGATGCACAATTTGAGGATGTTAATGAGAAATCCCCCAGTTCATCTGAAAGTGCTATTATTGCTAAACAAG AACCTCTGTCAAGGTCTCTTCCGATCGGATCAATTGCACGGACCTTATCTTGGGATGATGCTTCTCAAGAGGCTCCAATGTGTTCTACCAAAGGAGATAGCCATGAGCAAGAGCAGTATGAGTTCATTGAGAAGGTTCTATCATCTGCTGGCTTCTGTAATGAGAAGACCCACACCATCTTTGTTCGGTGGCATTCACTCGATCGCCCTATGGACCCAACTGTGCTTAACCAATTGTTGGAACGCAAGATGGAGGATGCCAAGTGCAGAGAGAGGCGGTCAAACCAGAGACTCCTGATTGATTCTGTCAATGCTGCCCTGCTGGACATTGGCCAAAATAAACTTTGGGGTGCATACCCTTGCACTGAACGGCATGCTAATGCACAGAGAGTTGCTACATGTGATGTGCTGGTAAATGATGAAGTGTGGAGGTTAGTAAAAAGTTGGCTCTTTGATGATGATAAGAATATTGCTGATGGGGGAGACAATGCAGGCCTTGTAGCAGATTGGGTTTTAGGTAGGGAGATTCATGGCAAAGGATGGTCCGAAATGCTACGCCTGGAGATGGATGAAATCTGCAAGGAGATTAGCGGGGAGGTCCTGAGCACGTTGGTTGGTGAGGCATTTACAGGCCTTGCTGGCTGCCATTGA
- the LOC133899031 gene encoding uncharacterized protein LOC133899031 isoform X3, producing MATEGVRWSYGQKTVAGSTRRSSSDRWGIARTPMKMLIAQEMAKEGDMNQKTTNVVARLMGLDNDVYLPKPVVPSNRRNFPDGHLSATLARVNNQMSFEKQTSSVEDVEYKAVYEVGYQPPKGERLRNECPRGRPNEDHDKRRMDLVRQKFVEAKRLASHDNLLQSKEFHDALEVLNSNKDLFLKFLEEPNSLFAKQSGQLHSAPTSPQRKHITVLKPSKSVEMKGNKVIKRQKNHTVDGNRLDRSNLQNSDAGHAKEEKLPKHTRIVVLKPSSTITSMEQFEQNYHVDLDDSEALVISRHVSDEITWSVQDMFRHHDDSLQGCMQSNLFSTDRSYHEYSEEEGTSLSDSEIGTPTSHHSWDYIYPFSNPCLRPSIIQASCSHESLATREAKKHTSDRWATAPSNEIGREMVLMRRSLSTLGEMLAMPDLIKEELSDQVPLHATNQLCSNEPRLGVPSNCYVDDGEGESSLRKISRSRSVPFSSSTFDSLRLDGGRSDKERAAPKEEIKPKNGKSSLKGKISSYFSKRKKVEKEKDTSSPLGTSNGRVPLASNAALINSNVSQPVCTRLQHDAALENLEDQFESGPTVVPFNELEAPSSSKSPIPLEKTLPFEIRNSHFDQPIPTSILDAQFEDVNEKSPSSSESAIIAKQEPLSRSLPIGSIARTLSWDDASQEAPMCSTKGDSHEQEQYEFIEKVLSSAGFCNEKTHTIFVRWHSLDRPMDPTVLNQLLERKMEDAKCRERRSNQRLLIDSVNAALLDIGQNKLWGAYPCTERHANAQRVATCDVLVNDEVWRLVKSWLFDDDKNIADGGDNAGLVADWVLGREIHGKGWSEMLRLEMDEICKEISGEVLSTLVGEAFTGLAGCH from the exons ATGGCAACGGAAGGAGTACGCTGGTCATATGGTCAGAAGACA GTGGCTGGCAGCACGAGGAGGAGCTCGTCAGATAGATGGGGTATTGCCCGTACGCCCATGAAAATGTTGATAGCACAGGAGATGGCTAAGGAGGGGGACATGAATCAGAAGACCACTAACGTTGTAGCAAGGCTGATGGGTCTTGATAATGATGTGTATCTTCCTAAGCCTGTTGTGCCTTCAAATAGGAGGAATTTCCCGGATGGACATTTGTCTGCCACATTGGCGAGAGTTAACAACCAAATGTCATTTGAGAAGCAGACAAGTTCTGTTGAAGATGTGGAATATAAAGCTGTCTATGAAGTTGGATACCAGCCACCAAAGGGTGAACGTTTGCGCAATGAATGTCCACGAGGGAGGCCAAATGAAGATCATGACAAGAGAAGAATGGATCTTGTTCGGCAAAAATTCGTTGAAGCAAAGCGGCTAGCATCGCATGATAATCTCCTCCAGTCGAAGGAATTCCACGATGCTCTTGAAGTTCTGAATTCAAATAAAGAtttgtttctcaaatttctcgAAGAACCTAATTCACTATTTGCAAAGCAATCTGGACAACTTCATTCTGCACCAACATCACCTCAGAGAAAGCACATTACTGTGTTAAAACCCTCCAAATCAGTGGAGATGAAGGGCAACAAAGTAATTAAAAGGCAGAAAAACCATACAGTTGATGGAAACAGATTGGATAGGAGTAATCTTCAAAACTCTGATGCTGGTCATGCCAAAGAAGAAAAGCTTCCGAAGCACACCAGGATAGTGGTCTTGAAACCTAGCTCAACAATTACTTCCATGGAGCAGTTTGAGCAAAATTATCATGTCGATCTAGATGATTCTGAAGCACTTGTTATATCAAGGCATGTGAGTGATGAGATAACTTGGTCAGTTCAGGACATGTTTCGTCATCATGATGATTCTTTGCAAGGTTGCATGCAATCAAATTTGTTCAGCACAGATAGATCATATCATGAGTATTCTGAAGAAGAGGGCACTAGCTTGAGTGACTCGGAGATTGGAACTCCAACATCACATCATTCTTGGGATTACATCTACCCGTTTAGCAATCCTTGTTTGAGGCCATCTATAATCCAAGCTTCTTGTTCTCATGAGTCACTGGCAACTAGGGAGGCTAAGAAACATACGTCTGACAGGTGGGCAACTGCACCATCTAATGAGATCGGCCGAGAAATGGTGCTAATGCGAAGGAGCTTAAGCACACTTGGTGAAATGCTTGCCATGCCTGATTTGATTAAAGAAGAGCTTTCTGATCAAGTGCCCCTTCATGCTACCAACCAGTTGTGCAGCAATGAACCGAGACTTGGTGTACCGTCTAATTGTTATGTTGACGATGGTGAGGGAGAAAGCTCCCTCAGGAAAATATCAAGGTCAAGATCTGTTCCGTTCTCTTCATCAACTTTTGACAGCCTACGTTTAGATGGTGGACGTTCAGATAAAGAACGTGCAGCGCCCAAGGAGGAGATCAAACCTAAGAATGGGAAATCATCTTTGAAGGGCAAGATCTCAAGTTACTTCTCAAAACGTAAGAaagtagaaaaagagaaggataCCTCATCTCCCTTGGGGACCTCGAATGGCCGTGTTCCATTGGCCAGTAATGCAGCACTTATTAACTCAAATGTATCCCAACCTGTTTGTACTAGGTTACAACATGATGCTGCTTTGGAAAATTTAGAGGATCAGTTTGAGAGTGGACCAACTGTAGTTCCGTTCAATGAACTTGAAGCACCCTCCTCTTCGAAG TCTCCAATTCCTCTCGAGAAAACCTTGCCATTTGAGATTCGGAATTCCCACTTTGATCAACCCATCCCTACATCAATTCTTGATGCACAATTTGAGGATGTTAATGAGAAATCCCCCAGTTCATCTGAAAGTGCTATTATTGCTAAACAAG AACCTCTGTCAAGGTCTCTTCCGATCGGATCAATTGCACGGACCTTATCTTGGGATGATGCTTCTCAAGAGGCTCCAATGTGTTCTACCAAAGGAGATAGCCATGAGCAAGAGCAGTATGAGTTCATTGAGAAGGTTCTATCATCTGCTGGCTTCTGTAATGAGAAGACCCACACCATCTTTGTTCGGTGGCATTCACTCGATCGCCCTATGGACCCAACTGTGCTTAACCAATTGTTGGAACGCAAGATGGAGGATGCCAAGTGCAGAGAGAGGCGGTCAAACCAGAGACTCCTGATTGATTCTGTCAATGCTGCCCTGCTGGACATTGGCCAAAATAAACTTTGGGGTGCATACCCTTGCACTGAACGGCATGCTAATGCACAGAGAGTTGCTACATGTGATGTGCTGGTAAATGATGAAGTGTGGAGGTTAGTAAAAAGTTGGCTCTTTGATGATGATAAGAATATTGCTGATGGGGGAGACAATGCAGGCCTTGTAGCAGATTGGGTTTTAGGTAGGGAGATTCATGGCAAAGGATGGTCCGAAATGCTACGCCTGGAGATGGATGAAATCTGCAAGGAGATTAGCGGGGAGGTCCTGAGCACGTTGGTTGGTGAGGCATTTACAGGCCTTGCTGGCTGCCATTGA